From the Maioricimonas rarisocia genome, one window contains:
- a CDS encoding PDZ domain-containing protein — MNRYRAASVAALLFVLTLPSQSSAQVDALEQEAFQQATALAGPSIVRIETIGGRDVVGELITGTGPTTGVIVGSDGYVITSSFNFIAQPAQILVTLPDDRRFTAEVVARDTSRMLTLLKIDVDGLEPLQATPRDKLQVGQWSLALGRTYSNTFPNLSVGIISALGRIDGKAIQTDAKVSPANYGGPLVDIEGRGMGILVPLSPQKSDETAGVEWYDSGIGFAVPLEDIYAVLPRLKAGEDLSPGLMGVTFEDTGPLAGEAKIEQVRPLSPADEAGLKPGDVIVEVNDQSVDRIPRLKQVLGARYAGDTLNVAVRRDEEVVRTEVTLVAELSAYEPAFLGILPTRLPLEAEATGIEIRHVYADSPAATAGLQKRDIITAVDDTPVSTPEELLAEVSRKLPAASVTITWQRGETEQSAEVTLGTVPNELPEQLPAASIPAPDEEAERPEQGHLSRQLAGDERRYWAYVPDQLNLDYDYGLLVWLHPAGDTMESDVLQQWRAICERRGIILVGPKAGDISGWTPDDAGFVKAVIEEMRQTYPIDPARIAVHGFAEGGGFAHFVGFRNRELIRGISTVAAPIRIPPPTNTPEYRLQFHFISGEEDALAEAIEETVEGLRKMGYPTSAITLPETGRVYPDASTIEALAGWLDQLDRI, encoded by the coding sequence ATGAATCGTTACCGTGCCGCGTCTGTCGCCGCACTCCTGTTTGTCCTGACGCTGCCGTCACAATCGTCCGCGCAGGTCGATGCGCTCGAGCAGGAAGCGTTCCAGCAGGCGACCGCGCTGGCGGGACCATCCATCGTGCGAATCGAGACGATCGGCGGTCGCGATGTGGTCGGCGAACTGATCACCGGGACCGGGCCGACCACCGGCGTCATAGTTGGCAGTGACGGCTATGTGATCACCAGCTCGTTCAACTTCATCGCCCAGCCCGCGCAGATCCTCGTCACGCTGCCGGATGATCGCCGCTTCACGGCAGAGGTCGTCGCCCGCGACACATCGAGAATGCTGACACTGCTGAAGATCGACGTCGACGGGCTGGAACCTCTCCAGGCCACGCCGCGGGACAAACTTCAGGTCGGGCAATGGAGTCTGGCTCTCGGCCGCACTTACAGCAACACGTTTCCCAACCTCTCGGTCGGCATCATCTCGGCACTGGGCCGGATCGACGGCAAGGCGATCCAGACGGACGCCAAGGTCTCTCCCGCCAACTATGGTGGCCCGCTGGTCGACATCGAAGGCCGCGGCATGGGGATCCTCGTCCCGCTTTCGCCGCAGAAGTCGGACGAAACCGCTGGCGTCGAATGGTACGACAGCGGAATCGGCTTCGCCGTCCCGCTTGAAGACATCTATGCAGTGCTTCCGCGTCTGAAGGCGGGCGAAGACCTCTCGCCAGGGCTGATGGGCGTCACCTTCGAGGACACGGGCCCGCTGGCGGGTGAAGCAAAGATCGAACAGGTCCGTCCGCTTTCGCCCGCAGACGAGGCTGGACTGAAGCCGGGCGACGTCATCGTCGAAGTCAACGACCAGTCCGTCGACCGGATCCCGCGTCTGAAGCAGGTGCTCGGCGCGCGTTACGCCGGCGACACGCTCAACGTTGCCGTCCGTCGGGACGAGGAAGTCGTTCGGACCGAGGTGACTCTCGTCGCCGAACTCTCCGCCTACGAGCCGGCGTTTCTGGGGATCCTTCCGACACGCCTGCCTCTCGAGGCGGAAGCCACCGGCATCGAGATCCGTCATGTCTATGCCGACTCCCCTGCCGCGACCGCGGGCCTGCAGAAGCGGGATATCATCACGGCAGTCGACGACACACCTGTGTCAACGCCCGAGGAACTGCTTGCGGAAGTGAGTCGAAAGCTGCCTGCGGCCAGCGTAACGATCACCTGGCAGCGGGGAGAGACCGAGCAGAGCGCCGAGGTCACCCTGGGAACCGTACCGAATGAGCTGCCGGAGCAACTTCCCGCTGCGTCCATCCCCGCTCCCGACGAAGAGGCCGAGCGGCCCGAGCAGGGACACCTGAGCCGTCAGCTTGCCGGCGACGAACGCCGCTACTGGGCGTACGTGCCCGACCAGCTCAACCTCGACTACGACTACGGTCTGCTCGTCTGGCTACATCCGGCGGGCGACACGATGGAATCTGACGTCCTGCAGCAGTGGCGGGCGATCTGCGAACGGCGGGGCATCATCCTCGTCGGACCGAAGGCAGGGGACATCAGCGGCTGGACGCCCGACGACGCCGGCTTCGTGAAAGCGGTCATCGAAGAGATGCGGCAGACCTATCCGATCGATCCCGCCCGAATTGCCGTCCACGGCTTTGCCGAAGGAGGCGGCTTCGCGCACTTCGTCGGATTCCGTAACCGCGAACTGATCCGGGGAATCTCAACCGTAGCGGCACCGATCCGCATCCCGCCGCCGACGAACACGCCGGAGTATCGCCTGCAGTTTCACTTCATCAGCGGCGAGGAGGACGCGCTGGCGGAGGCGATTGAAGAAACCGTCGAAGGACTGCGGAAGATGGGCTATCCGACCTCCGCGATCACACTGCCGGAAACCGGTCGTGTCTACCCCGACGCGTCGACCATCGAAGCTCTTGCCGGCTGGCTCGACCAGCTCGACCGCATTTGA
- a CDS encoding S1C family serine protease, giving the protein MHSPQMPLVRAWRVALLTLAAVLIHFSSPAPSAVAAEVHNAIRTTQQRVVKIFGAGGIANLHAYGTGFLVSDEGHIVTVWSHVLDGDVVTVVLNDGRRFYGKVLGAEPQLDLAVLKIDATDLPYFDLDEATTASPGARVLGFGNLFKVATGDEPVSVLHGVISAVTELTARRGRYEVPYDGPVYIVDAVTNNPGSAGGVLTTWDGQLLGMIGRELRDTDSHLWINYAIPIAELRDAIHSIRTGDFTPREDEESDSNPQRYVATDFGLVLVPDVVFRTPAYVDDVLPGSAASQVGLQPDDLIVFVNGELVHSIKTLADTLGRLEAEDDLRLIIRRGKALIPVTMRVPRREELQ; this is encoded by the coding sequence ATGCACTCACCGCAAATGCCACTGGTACGTGCCTGGCGGGTCGCCCTGCTGACTCTGGCCGCCGTGCTGATTCACTTCTCGTCCCCTGCCCCGTCCGCCGTCGCTGCCGAGGTGCACAACGCCATCCGCACGACGCAGCAGCGGGTTGTGAAGATCTTCGGAGCCGGGGGCATCGCCAACCTGCACGCCTACGGCACGGGCTTCCTCGTTTCTGACGAAGGGCACATCGTGACCGTCTGGAGTCACGTCCTCGACGGCGACGTCGTGACGGTTGTCCTCAATGATGGCCGCCGCTTCTACGGCAAGGTGCTGGGAGCCGAACCGCAGCTCGATCTGGCCGTCCTCAAGATCGATGCCACCGATCTGCCTTACTTCGACCTCGACGAAGCGACCACGGCTTCGCCGGGCGCGCGCGTGCTGGGCTTCGGCAATCTGTTCAAGGTTGCCACCGGCGACGAACCGGTCTCGGTTCTGCATGGGGTGATCTCGGCCGTGACGGAACTGACCGCCCGCCGGGGACGCTACGAAGTCCCCTACGACGGCCCCGTCTACATCGTCGATGCCGTGACCAACAATCCAGGGTCGGCCGGCGGCGTGCTGACCACCTGGGACGGTCAGTTGCTCGGCATGATCGGCCGCGAACTGCGCGACACCGACAGCCACCTGTGGATCAACTATGCCATCCCGATCGCCGAACTGCGGGACGCGATTCACAGTATCCGGACCGGCGATTTCACCCCGCGTGAAGACGAAGAGTCGGACAGCAATCCGCAACGATACGTGGCGACCGACTTCGGTCTCGTCCTCGTGCCGGATGTCGTCTTCCGCACGCCGGCCTACGTCGACGACGTCCTGCCCGGGTCGGCCGCGTCACAGGTCGGCCTGCAGCCGGACGATCTGATCGTCTTCGTCAACGGCGAACTCGTCCACTCGATCAAGACGCTCGCCGACACCCTGGGGCGACTTGAAGCCGAAGATGACCTGCGGCTGATCATCCGCCGCGGCAAGGCACTGATTCCCGTGACGATGCGGGTGCCCCGCCGCGAGGAACTTCAGTAA